A genomic segment from Gopherus evgoodei ecotype Sinaloan lineage chromosome 6, rGopEvg1_v1.p, whole genome shotgun sequence encodes:
- the ENC1 gene encoding ectoderm-neural cortex protein 1: MSVSMHENRKSRASTGSINIYLFHKSSYADSVLTHLNLLRQQRLFTDVLLHAGNRSFPCHRAVLAACSRYFEAMFSGGLKESQASEVNFHNSIHPEVLELLLDYAYSSRVIINEENAESLLEAGDMLEFQDIRDACAEFLEKNLHPTNCLGMLLLSDAHQCTKLYELSWTMCLSNFQTISKSEDFLQLPKDMVVQLLSSEELETEDERLVYESAINWVNYDLNKRHCYLPELLQTVRLALLPAIYLMENVAMEELITKQRKSKDIVEEAIRCKLKILQNDGVVTSLCARPRKTGHALFLLGGQTFMCDKLYLVDQKAKEIIPKADIPSPRKEFSACAIGCKVYITGGRGSENGVSKDVWVYDTLHEEWSKAAPMLVARFGHGSAELKHCLYVVGGHTAATGCLPASPSVSLKQVEQYDPVTNKWTMVAPLREGVSNAAVVSAKLKLFAFGGTSVSHDKLPKVQCYDQCENRWTVPATCPQPWRYTAAAVLGNQIFIMGGDTEFSACSAYKFNSETYQWTKVGDVTAKRMSCHAVASGNKLYVVGGYFGIQRCKTLDCYDPTLDVWNSITTVPYSLIPTAFVSTWKHLPS; encoded by the coding sequence ATGTCAGTCAGCATGCATGAGAATCGCAAGTCTAGAGCCAGCACTGGCTCTATAAACATATACTTATTCCACAAATCATCATATGCTGATAGCGTCCTTACTCACTTGAACCTTCTACGCCAACAACGGCTTTTTACAGATGTACTTCTCCATGCTGGGAACAGGTCATTCCCTTGCCATAGAGCTGTCCTAGCGGCATGTAGTCGCTACTTTGAAGCAATGTTCAGTGGTGGACTTAAAGAGAGCCAGGCTAGTGAAGTCAATTTTCATAATTCTATTCATCCAGAAGTCTTAGAACTTCTGCTGGACTATGCGTACTCCTCCAGGGTTATCATCAATGAAGAGAATGCAGAGTCCCTGCTAGAGGCTGGAGACATGTTAGAATTCCAGGATATCAGAGATGCTTGCGCAGAGTTTCTGGAGAAGAACCTTCATCCCACCAACTGCCTTGGCATGCTGCTGCTGTCAGATGCTCACCAGTGCACCAAGCTTTATGAACTCTCTTGGACGATGTGTCTTAGCAACTTCCAAACTATCAGTAAAAGTGAAGATTTTCTCCAGCTGCCAAAAGACATGGTTGTGCAGCTCCTTTCCAGTGAAGAACTAGAAACCGAAGATGAAAGATTAGTATATGAGTCAGCTATTAACTGGGTTAACTACGATCTGAATAAGCGCCACTGTTATCTTCCTGAACTATTGCAAACTGTGAGACTGGCTCTCTTGCCAGCCATCTACCTTATGGAGAATGTAGCCATGGAAGAACTTATCACTAAGCAAAGGAAAAGCAAAGATATAGTAGAAGAAGCAATAAGATGCAAGCTAAAGATCTTACAGAATGATGGTGTGGTCACCAGTTTGTGTGCCAGACCTCGTAAAACTGGCCATGCTCTGTTTCTTCTGGGGGGCCAAACCTTTATGTGTGACAAGCTGTATCTGGTGGACCAAAAGGCAAAAGAAATCATTCCAAAGGCTGACATCCCAAGTCCACGGAAAGAGTTCAGTGCTTGTGCTATTGGCTGCAAAGTGTATATCACTGGAGGCCGGGGATCAGAAAATGGAGTCTCCAAAGATGTTTGGGTATATGACACTCTTCATGAGGAGTGGTCAAAGGCTGCCCCCATGCTGGTAGCTAGGTTTGGACATGGTTCTGCTGAACTCAAACACTGTTTGTATGTAGTAGGAGGACACACTGCAGCAACTGGTTGCCTTCCAGCTTCCCCTTCAGTATCCTTAAAGCAAGTAGAACAGTATGACCCTGTGACCAACAAATGGACAATGGTTGCACCACTTCGAGAAGGAGTAAGCAATGCAGCTGTAGTTAGTGCAAAGCTTAAGCTATTTGCTTTTGGTGGCACCAGTGTTAGCCATGACAAGCTGCCCAAAGTTCAATGTTATGATCAATGTGAAAACAGATGGACAGTACCAgccacctgcccccagccctggcgctacacagctgcagctgttttgGGTAACCAGATTTTTATTATGGGTGGAGATACTGAATTCTCAGCATGCTCAGCTTATAAATTCAACAGTGAAACATACCAGTGGACTAAGGTGGGAGATGTGACAGCTAAGCGAATGAGCTGCCATGCAGTAGCATCTGGAAACAAACTCTATGTAGTTGGAGGCTATTTTGGGATTCAAAGATGCAAAACATTGGACTGCTATGATCCCACATTAGATGTATGGAACAGCATAACCACAGTGCCCTATTCACTAATTCCCACAGCATTTGTCAGCACATGGAAACACCTCCCCTCGTAA